Proteins encoded within one genomic window of Mycolicibacterium monacense:
- a CDS encoding MmpS family transport accessory protein: MAGRMRWLRGLLLVALLTFAVSAAHTLGDDVRRVTVAYEVTGVAGHVEIRFEEADGALSTAAPVTLPWRRQFTVTADSRFLSLSAGRTDSSPGDVTCRITADGALIALDGLSGGYTQCTGMLTR, translated from the coding sequence ATGGCCGGTCGAATGCGATGGCTGCGCGGACTGCTTCTCGTCGCCCTGCTGACTTTCGCCGTATCAGCCGCACACACGCTCGGAGACGACGTCCGCCGGGTCACCGTGGCCTACGAGGTGACCGGAGTGGCGGGTCACGTCGAGATCCGCTTCGAGGAGGCCGACGGCGCGCTGTCCACCGCAGCGCCGGTCACCCTCCCCTGGCGGCGCCAATTCACTGTCACCGCCGACAGCCGGTTCCTGTCGCTGAGCGCAGGGCGCACCGATTCGTCACCCGGCGACGTGACCTGCCGCATCACGGCCGACGGGGCACTGATCGCGCTCGACGGCCTCAGCGGCGGATACACGCAGTGCACCGGCATGCTCACCCGTTGA
- a CDS encoding VOC family protein has translation MTGVSGHCFGEQVTAPKPLSIENFSHICVGVSDMESSLAFYTGVLGMDIVFDVELAGAGLEEVTGTAGAAGRMVGGLIGASMVELLALGDVPAVVEGPHLGYTNMSFRVGDLDAAHEALGRHAGVRFTPPTDIGGVRMLFVHDPDGTPIELIELPGGLTSTVQMWRDA, from the coding sequence TTGACAGGTGTCTCGGGGCATTGTTTTGGTGAGCAGGTGACCGCACCGAAACCGCTTTCGATCGAGAACTTCTCGCACATATGTGTCGGCGTTTCAGACATGGAGTCATCCCTGGCGTTCTACACCGGTGTGCTCGGCATGGACATCGTCTTCGATGTCGAACTGGCCGGTGCGGGACTGGAGGAGGTGACAGGTACCGCGGGCGCCGCCGGGCGCATGGTCGGCGGCCTCATCGGTGCCAGCATGGTCGAACTCCTGGCGCTCGGTGACGTACCGGCCGTCGTGGAAGGCCCCCATCTCGGATACACCAATATGTCCTTCCGGGTAGGCGATCTCGACGCTGCGCATGAAGCGCTGGGCCGGCACGCCGGGGTGCGGTTCACCCCGCCCACCGACATCGGTGGCGTGCGAATGCTGTTCGTCCACGATCCCGACGGCACCCCGATCGAACTGATCGAACTGCCCGGCGGGCTGACCAGCACCGTGCAGATGTGGCGCGACGCCTAG
- the hrpA gene encoding ATP-dependent RNA helicase HrpA: MSEPSVRDLRKRLDGLTYRDAARLGRRLRNATPDKLAQLAEQISAAEELIATRLAAVPTISYPDLPVSDRRDEIARAIAGNQVVVVAGETGSGKTTQLPKICLELGRGIRGTIGHTQPRRLAARTVAQRIADELDTPLGDAVGYTVRFTDQASDRTLVKLMTDGILLAEIQRDRKLLRYDTLILDEAHERSLNIDFLLGYLRELLPRRPDLKVIVTSATIEPERFAEHFGHAPIVEVSGRTYPVEIRYRPLEVPVVDADGDDPDDPDHEVVRTPDAGLRASGSSEMRDPTDAIVDAVRELEAEPPGDVLVFLSGEREIRDTAEVLRGELRNTEVLPLYARLPTAEQQKVFAPHTGRRVVLSTNVAETSLTVPGIRYVVDPGTARISRYSRRTKVQRLPIEPISQASAAQRAGRSGRTAPGICIRLYSEEDFESRPRYTDPEILRTNLAAVILQMAALGLGDVEEFSFLDPPEKRSIRDGVTLLQELGAFDREGELTDIGRRLARLPLDPRIGRMILQSDTEGCVREVLVLAAALSIPDPRERPADREDAARQKHSRFADEHSDFITYLNLWRYLGEQRKERSGSSFRRMCREEFLHYLRIREWQDLTGQLRSIARDLGIRESDEPASPASVHAALLSGLLSHVGLREGDGQARTRGANPAQYQGARNSRFVLAPGSVLTKRPPRWIVVADLVETSRLFGRVGASIDPDTVERIAGDLVQRTHSEPHWEADRGAVMGFERVTLYGLPLVARRRVNYSQIDPELARELFIRHALVEGDWRTKHHFFRDNARLREELEEVEERARRRDLLVGDEEVFAFYNARIPETVVSARHFDAWWRKQRHRTPDLLTMTRDDLLRQDGVDELPDEWRAGDLTLPLSYRFEPGAADDGITVHVPVEVLARLGGDEFAWHVPALREELVTALIRSLPKDLRRNFVPAPDTARSVLETMKPGEEPLLESLQRELRRRSGVLVPIEAFDLEKIPAHLRVTFAVEKDGAEVARGKDLDTLQEQLAAPVRDAVARAVADGLERSGLRSWPEDLDELPRTVENTSGGHRVRGYPAFVDAGSAVDVRVFATPAEQRAAMGPGIRRLLRLSAPSPVKNVERALDMRQRLVLGANPDGSLAALIEDCADAAVDALVREPVWTRGDFDVLRQRVAAALVPTTLDIVGRVEKVLTAAQQAQVALPANPPATQAEAIADIRGQLAALLPKGFVCATGAAHLANLTRYLTAIGRRLERLPHAVGADGERMERVRAVQEAYDELRQALSPSRAAAEDVRDIGRMIEELRVSLWAQQLGTPRPVSEQRIYRAIDAITA, translated from the coding sequence GTGTCCGAACCGTCCGTGCGTGATCTGCGCAAGCGTCTGGACGGCCTGACCTACCGCGACGCCGCCCGCCTCGGAAGGCGGCTGCGCAACGCCACACCCGACAAGCTCGCGCAGCTCGCCGAGCAGATCTCCGCCGCCGAAGAGCTCATCGCCACCCGGTTGGCGGCGGTGCCGACGATCAGCTATCCCGATCTCCCGGTCAGCGACCGGCGTGACGAGATCGCCAGGGCCATCGCCGGGAACCAGGTGGTCGTCGTCGCGGGCGAGACCGGTTCCGGCAAGACCACGCAGCTGCCGAAGATCTGCCTCGAACTCGGCCGGGGTATCCGCGGCACCATCGGCCACACCCAGCCGCGGCGCCTCGCCGCGCGCACCGTCGCCCAGCGCATCGCCGACGAACTCGACACCCCGCTCGGCGACGCTGTCGGCTACACCGTCCGCTTCACCGACCAGGCCTCCGACCGCACGCTGGTCAAGCTGATGACCGACGGCATCCTGCTCGCCGAGATCCAGCGCGACCGCAAGCTGCTGCGCTACGACACCCTCATCCTCGACGAGGCCCACGAGCGCAGCCTCAACATCGACTTCCTGCTCGGCTACCTGCGCGAACTGCTGCCGCGCCGACCCGACCTGAAGGTGATCGTCACGTCGGCGACCATCGAGCCCGAGCGGTTCGCTGAGCATTTCGGCCACGCGCCGATCGTCGAGGTGTCGGGCCGCACGTATCCGGTGGAGATCCGGTACCGCCCGCTGGAGGTGCCCGTCGTCGACGCCGATGGCGACGACCCCGACGATCCGGACCACGAGGTGGTCCGGACCCCGGATGCTGGTCTTCGCGCAAGCGGCTCATCCGAGATGCGCGACCCGACCGACGCGATCGTCGACGCCGTGCGCGAACTCGAGGCCGAACCGCCCGGCGACGTGCTGGTGTTCCTGTCCGGTGAGCGCGAGATCCGTGACACCGCCGAGGTGCTTCGCGGTGAACTCCGCAACACCGAGGTGCTGCCGCTGTACGCGCGCCTGCCCACCGCCGAACAGCAGAAGGTCTTCGCACCGCACACCGGGCGGCGGGTCGTGTTGTCGACCAACGTCGCCGAGACGTCGTTGACCGTGCCGGGCATCCGCTATGTCGTCGACCCCGGCACCGCGCGCATCTCCCGCTACAGCCGGCGGACGAAGGTGCAGCGGCTGCCGATCGAGCCGATCTCGCAGGCGTCGGCCGCCCAGCGGGCCGGCCGGTCCGGTCGCACCGCACCCGGTATCTGCATCCGGTTGTACTCCGAAGAGGACTTCGAGAGCCGGCCGCGATACACCGATCCGGAGATCCTGCGGACCAACCTCGCCGCGGTGATCCTGCAGATGGCCGCGCTCGGCCTCGGGGACGTCGAGGAGTTCTCCTTCCTGGATCCGCCGGAGAAACGCAGCATCCGCGACGGGGTGACCCTGCTGCAGGAACTCGGGGCGTTCGATCGCGAGGGGGAGCTCACCGACATCGGGCGGCGACTCGCGCGTCTTCCGCTCGACCCGCGGATCGGGCGGATGATCCTGCAGTCCGACACCGAGGGCTGCGTCCGCGAAGTGTTGGTGCTGGCCGCGGCGTTGTCGATCCCGGATCCGCGCGAACGGCCCGCCGACCGCGAGGACGCGGCCCGCCAGAAACACTCCCGCTTCGCCGACGAGCACTCCGACTTCATCACGTATCTCAACCTCTGGCGCTATCTGGGCGAACAGCGCAAAGAACGCTCGGGCAGTTCGTTCCGCCGGATGTGCCGCGAGGAGTTCCTGCATTACCTCCGCATCCGCGAGTGGCAGGACCTGACCGGCCAGTTGCGCAGCATCGCCCGCGACCTCGGCATCCGGGAGTCCGACGAACCCGCCTCGCCGGCCAGTGTGCACGCCGCGTTGCTGTCCGGGTTGCTGTCGCACGTCGGGTTGCGGGAGGGGGACGGCCAGGCGCGCACGCGAGGAGCGAATCCAGCGCAGTACCAGGGCGCCCGCAACTCCCGCTTCGTGCTGGCGCCCGGGTCGGTGCTGACCAAACGCCCGCCGCGGTGGATCGTCGTCGCCGACCTGGTGGAGACCAGCCGGTTGTTCGGCCGGGTCGGCGCCAGCATCGACCCCGACACCGTAGAGCGCATCGCCGGTGATCTGGTGCAGCGCACCCACAGTGAGCCGCACTGGGAGGCCGACCGCGGTGCGGTGATGGGGTTCGAACGTGTCACCCTCTACGGCCTGCCGCTGGTGGCGCGCCGTCGCGTGAACTACTCCCAGATCGACCCCGAACTGGCGCGCGAACTGTTCATCCGCCACGCGCTGGTCGAGGGCGACTGGCGAACCAAACACCACTTCTTCCGCGACAACGCCCGGCTGCGTGAGGAACTCGAAGAGGTCGAGGAGCGGGCCCGTCGGCGTGACCTCCTGGTCGGCGACGAAGAGGTGTTCGCGTTCTACAACGCCCGCATTCCCGAAACCGTGGTATCAGCACGGCATTTCGACGCGTGGTGGCGCAAACAGCGGCACCGGACCCCCGATCTGTTGACGATGACGCGCGACGATCTGCTGCGGCAGGACGGCGTCGACGAACTGCCCGACGAATGGCGCGCCGGTGACCTGACCCTGCCACTGAGCTACCGCTTCGAACCGGGTGCAGCCGATGACGGCATCACCGTGCACGTGCCGGTGGAGGTGCTGGCCCGCCTCGGCGGGGACGAATTCGCCTGGCACGTCCCGGCTCTGCGTGAGGAACTGGTCACCGCCCTGATCCGCTCGCTGCCGAAGGACCTGCGGCGCAACTTCGTCCCCGCACCCGACACCGCGCGGTCGGTGCTCGAGACGATGAAGCCCGGCGAGGAACCGCTGCTCGAATCGCTGCAACGCGAGTTGCGGCGGCGCAGCGGGGTGCTGGTGCCGATCGAGGCGTTCGACCTCGAGAAGATCCCGGCTCATCTGCGGGTGACGTTCGCCGTGGAGAAGGACGGCGCCGAGGTGGCGCGCGGAAAGGATCTCGACACCCTGCAGGAGCAGTTGGCCGCACCGGTGCGCGACGCGGTCGCCCGTGCGGTCGCCGACGGGCTGGAACGAAGCGGGTTGCGTTCGTGGCCAGAGGATCTCGACGAACTGCCACGCACCGTCGAGAACACCAGTGGCGGCCACCGGGTCCGCGGGTATCCGGCGTTCGTCGACGCGGGTTCTGCGGTGGACGTGCGGGTGTTCGCGACGCCGGCCGAGCAGCGTGCGGCGATGGGTCCGGGGATCCGGCGGCTGCTGCGGTTGTCGGCGCCGTCGCCGGTCAAGAACGTGGAACGGGCGCTGGACATGCGGCAGCGCCTGGTGCTCGGCGCCAATCCCGACGGGTCACTGGCCGCGCTGATCGAGGACTGCGCGGACGCGGCGGTGGATGCACTGGTCCGTGAACCCGTCTGGACGCGTGGGGATTTCGATGTGCTGCGGCAGCGGGTGGCGGCCGCGCTGGTGCCGACGACGCTGGACATCGTGGGCCGGGTGGAGAAGGTGCTGACCGCCGCGCAGCAGGCGCAGGTGGCGCTCCCGGCGAACCCGCCGGCGACGCAGGCCGAGGCGATCGCCGACATTCGCGGTCAGCTGGCCGCCCTGCTGCCGAAGGGTTTCGTCTGTGCTACGGGTGCGGCGCACCTGGCCAACCTGACCCGCTACCTCACCGCGATCGGCCGCCGGCTGGAACGGTTACCGCACGCAGTCGGGGCCGACGGCGAGCGCATGGAGCGGGTGCGCGCCGTGCAGGAGGCGTACGACGAACTGCGGCAGGCACTTTCGCCGAGCCGGGCCGCCGCCGAGGACGTCCGCGACATCGGCCGGATGATCGAAGAGCTGCGGGTCAGCCTGTGGGCCCAGCAGCTCGGCACGCCGCGGCCGGTCAGCGAGCAGCGGATCTACCGGGCGATCGACGCGATCACGGCATAG
- a CDS encoding mycobacterial-type methylenetetrahydrofolate reductase, whose product MPLNTVALELVPPNVDRGREHALEDAHKVLRCSAEAGIEGRIGHVMIPGMIEEDSGRPIEMKPKMDVLDFWQIIKPELPGVRGLCTQVTAFLDEPALRQRLTELSTAGFDGIAFVGVPRTMNDGEGSGVAPTDALSIYEGLVDNRGAILIPTRDGEQGRFTFKCKQGATYGMTQLLYSDAIVGFLTEFAANNEFRPEILLSFGFVPKVESRVGLINWLIQDPGNAAVAAEQEFVKSLAASEPADKRRMLLDLYKRVIDGVGELGFPLSIHLEATYGVSTPAFETFAEMLEYWSPTAV is encoded by the coding sequence TTGCCCCTGAACACCGTCGCGCTCGAACTCGTGCCGCCCAACGTCGACCGTGGTCGTGAACATGCGCTCGAAGACGCCCACAAGGTGCTGCGCTGCTCGGCCGAGGCCGGTATCGAGGGCCGGATCGGGCACGTCATGATCCCGGGGATGATCGAGGAGGACAGCGGTCGTCCCATCGAGATGAAGCCCAAGATGGACGTCCTGGACTTCTGGCAGATCATCAAACCGGAGCTGCCCGGTGTCCGCGGACTGTGCACCCAGGTGACGGCGTTCCTCGACGAACCCGCGCTGCGGCAGCGGCTCACCGAGCTGAGCACCGCGGGGTTCGACGGCATCGCATTCGTCGGTGTCCCGCGCACGATGAACGACGGCGAGGGCAGCGGCGTCGCCCCCACCGATGCGCTGTCGATCTACGAAGGTCTGGTCGACAACCGGGGCGCGATCCTCATCCCCACCCGCGACGGTGAGCAGGGCCGCTTCACGTTCAAGTGCAAGCAGGGTGCGACGTACGGGATGACCCAGCTGCTGTACTCCGACGCGATCGTCGGGTTCCTGACGGAGTTCGCGGCGAACAACGAGTTCCGGCCGGAGATCCTGCTGTCGTTCGGTTTCGTGCCGAAGGTGGAGAGCCGCGTCGGGCTCATCAACTGGCTGATCCAGGATCCGGGTAACGCCGCGGTCGCCGCTGAGCAGGAGTTCGTGAAGTCGTTGGCCGCCAGTGAGCCGGCCGACAAGCGGCGCATGCTGCTCGATCTGTACAAGCGGGTGATCGACGGGGTGGGTGAGCTCGGGTTCCCGCTGAGCATTCACCTCGAGGCGACCTACGGGGTGTCGACGCCCGCGTTCGAGACGTTCGCCGAGATGCTGGAGTACTGGTCGCCCACCGCGGTCTGA
- a CDS encoding flavin-containing monooxygenase, which produces MSPPQQRHQRVVVVGAGPCGLAIARQLLHEQRIEPLVLDRATAPASTWRDRYEGFRLNTCGYWSHLPGQPIPRRYGRWPKRDDMVDYFDSYVRRQRIPLSLGVTVTRIDRDGDRWLITTDGDTYTADAVVIATGNYHTPALPAWPGMEGYTGDLLHSADYRNPWPFAGRDVLVVGSGNSATDIALQLSDEVAGRVRLAVREPPHLMPRSAAGIPVDAFSAAFSRLPVPVIDHAAALASRLWFGDLTSAGLPAPRRGIYRALLDDGSIPTLGDELVPQIKAGRIEVVAAVESFEGDSVVLADGRTIRPDVVIGATGYRHGLEPLVGHLDVLDEDGAPLVNGLPPAAPGLWFAGYEEPIIGPLQSFRLQAGPLAAEVAGFAAG; this is translated from the coding sequence ATGTCACCCCCTCAGCAGCGCCATCAGCGCGTCGTCGTCGTGGGCGCGGGTCCGTGCGGGCTGGCGATCGCCCGCCAACTCCTGCACGAACAGAGGATCGAACCGCTGGTCCTCGACCGCGCCACGGCACCCGCGTCCACCTGGCGCGACCGCTACGAAGGATTCCGGCTCAACACCTGCGGATACTGGTCGCACCTGCCCGGCCAGCCGATTCCGCGCCGGTACGGCCGTTGGCCCAAACGTGACGACATGGTCGACTACTTCGACAGTTACGTACGGCGACAACGGATTCCACTGTCTCTCGGCGTCACCGTCACCCGCATCGACCGCGACGGGGACCGATGGCTGATCACCACCGACGGTGACACGTACACCGCGGACGCGGTCGTGATCGCGACCGGGAACTATCACACCCCGGCGCTGCCGGCGTGGCCCGGGATGGAGGGTTACACCGGCGACCTGCTGCACTCGGCGGACTATCGCAATCCGTGGCCGTTCGCCGGCCGCGACGTTCTGGTGGTCGGCTCGGGTAACTCCGCCACCGACATCGCACTGCAGCTCAGCGACGAGGTGGCCGGCCGGGTGCGGCTTGCGGTCCGGGAACCGCCCCACCTGATGCCGAGGTCGGCCGCCGGGATCCCGGTCGACGCCTTCAGTGCCGCGTTCAGCCGGCTGCCGGTACCCGTGATCGACCACGCCGCCGCGCTGGCGAGCCGGCTCTGGTTCGGTGACCTCACCTCCGCCGGTCTGCCGGCGCCGCGCCGCGGCATCTACCGCGCGTTGCTCGACGACGGCAGCATCCCGACGCTCGGCGACGAACTCGTCCCCCAGATCAAGGCGGGCCGGATCGAGGTGGTCGCCGCGGTCGAATCGTTCGAGGGTGATTCCGTGGTGCTCGCCGACGGTCGGACCATCCGCCCGGATGTCGTCATCGGCGCGACCGGGTACCGGCACGGACTCGAACCGCTCGTCGGGCATCTCGATGTGCTCGACGAGGACGGGGCGCCGCTGGTCAACGGCCTGCCCCCGGCCGCGCCCGGGTTGTGGTTCGCCGGCTACGAGGAACCGATCATCGGGCCGCTGCAGTCGTTTCGACTGCAGGCCGGTCCGCTGGCCGCGGAGGTCGCCGGGTTCGCCGCCGGGTAG
- a CDS encoding pyridoxamine 5'-phosphate oxidase family protein, which translates to MSAVTTSSPRSPLSRLTRKPERASDLELLYEVFDTAAVATLSTVLGDEPWAVPMLVARDGDRLLLHGSTGAGALRHIAEGAKVCVSAFLLDGLVIAERQFDHSANYRSAVVRGVCRVVPDAEAPALLDRFTEALIPGRAAECPPHSAKEIAATLLLEVPIVDGSWVAKARTGPASPGAAWTGVVPVRSGYGEPVSDSVQPVPPSVRRLING; encoded by the coding sequence ATGTCGGCTGTGACCACATCATCGCCGAGATCACCGCTGAGCCGACTGACGCGTAAACCCGAACGCGCCAGCGATCTCGAGCTGCTGTACGAGGTGTTCGACACCGCCGCCGTGGCGACCCTGTCGACGGTGCTCGGCGACGAGCCGTGGGCGGTGCCCATGCTCGTGGCCCGCGACGGGGACCGGCTGCTGCTGCACGGGTCGACGGGGGCGGGGGCGCTCCGACACATCGCCGAGGGGGCGAAGGTGTGCGTCAGCGCCTTCCTGCTCGACGGGCTCGTGATCGCCGAGCGCCAGTTCGACCATTCGGCGAACTACCGGTCCGCGGTGGTTCGTGGGGTGTGCCGGGTCGTTCCCGACGCGGAGGCGCCGGCGCTGCTCGACCGGTTCACCGAGGCGCTGATCCCGGGCCGGGCGGCCGAGTGCCCGCCGCATTCGGCGAAGGAGATCGCGGCGACACTGTTGCTCGAGGTGCCGATCGTCGACGGGTCGTGGGTGGCCAAGGCACGGACCGGGCCGGCGTCGCCCGGCGCGGCCTGGACCGGGGTGGTGCCGGTGCGGTCGGGTTATGGGGAGCCGGTGTCGGACTCGGTACAGCCGGTGCCGCCGTCGGTGCGGCGGTTGATCAACGGGTGA
- a CDS encoding FAD-binding dehydrogenase, with protein MDADVIVVGAGLAGLVATHELTRRGKRVALVDQENAANLGGQAYWSFGGLFLVDSPEQRRMRIKDSFELAWSDWQGSAAFDRLDDEDVWAAKWARAYVEWAAGEKRDYLTGHGISFLPTVGWAERGDLTATGHGNSVPRFHVAWGTGTGVVGPFADSALTAAQRGLVRFHHRHRVDELVYTDGAVTGVRGTVLAPDNAKRGAPSNRDTVGDFELSAQAVVVTTGGIGANHEIVRRFWPERMGTAPKSMITGVPAHVDGRMLDIAADSGVRLVNRDRMWHYTEGIVDWDPIWPNHAIRILPGPSSMWFDALGRRLPAPYLPGYDTLGTLRYLRTTPGIAEHDHSWFILTQRIIEKEFALSGSEQNPDITAKDRRGFLKERLFSKGAPGPVEAFKRNGVDFVVADDLEELVRKMNALTDEPLLDATVIRRQIEARDLQVRNPFSKDAQIQGIHNSRRALADRIGRTTAPHRILDPAAGPLIGIKLHILTRKTLGGIQTDLASRAIGLDGAPIEGLYAAGEVAGFGGGGVHGYNALEGTFLGGCIFSGRAAGRALADRV; from the coding sequence ATGGACGCTGACGTCATCGTGGTGGGCGCGGGTCTCGCCGGCCTGGTCGCCACCCACGAGCTGACCCGCCGCGGTAAGCGCGTCGCGCTCGTCGACCAGGAGAACGCCGCCAACCTCGGCGGGCAGGCGTACTGGTCGTTCGGCGGCCTCTTCCTGGTGGACAGCCCCGAGCAGCGCCGCATGCGCATCAAGGACTCCTTCGAACTGGCGTGGAGCGACTGGCAGGGCAGCGCCGCATTCGACCGCCTCGACGACGAGGACGTGTGGGCTGCCAAGTGGGCGCGCGCCTATGTCGAGTGGGCGGCCGGCGAGAAGCGCGACTACCTCACCGGCCACGGCATCTCGTTCCTGCCGACCGTCGGCTGGGCCGAGCGCGGCGACCTCACCGCCACCGGACACGGCAACTCGGTGCCTCGCTTCCACGTCGCCTGGGGTACCGGCACGGGTGTCGTCGGCCCGTTCGCCGATTCGGCGCTGACCGCCGCGCAGCGCGGGCTGGTGCGGTTCCACCACCGCCACCGGGTCGACGAGTTGGTCTACACCGACGGCGCGGTCACCGGGGTGCGCGGGACGGTCCTGGCCCCCGACAACGCGAAGCGCGGGGCGCCGTCCAACCGTGACACCGTCGGTGATTTCGAACTCTCCGCACAGGCCGTCGTCGTGACGACCGGCGGCATCGGCGCCAACCACGAGATCGTGCGCCGGTTCTGGCCCGAGCGCATGGGCACCGCGCCGAAGTCGATGATCACCGGGGTGCCCGCCCACGTCGACGGCCGGATGCTCGACATCGCCGCGGATTCCGGTGTGCGCCTTGTCAACCGGGACCGGATGTGGCACTACACCGAGGGCATCGTCGACTGGGACCCGATCTGGCCGAACCACGCCATCCGGATCCTGCCCGGGCCATCGTCGATGTGGTTCGACGCGCTGGGCCGCCGCCTGCCTGCGCCGTACCTACCCGGCTACGACACCCTCGGCACACTGCGCTACCTGCGCACCACCCCCGGCATCGCCGAGCACGACCACTCCTGGTTCATCCTCACCCAGCGGATCATCGAGAAGGAGTTCGCGCTGTCGGGCTCGGAGCAGAACCCGGACATCACCGCCAAGGACCGCCGTGGATTCCTCAAGGAGCGGTTGTTCAGCAAGGGTGCACCCGGCCCGGTCGAGGCGTTCAAGCGCAACGGCGTGGATTTCGTCGTCGCCGACGATCTCGAGGAACTCGTCCGGAAGATGAACGCCCTCACCGACGAACCGCTACTCGACGCGACGGTGATCCGCCGCCAGATCGAGGCCCGGGATCTGCAGGTGCGCAACCCGTTCAGCAAGGACGCGCAGATCCAGGGCATCCACAATTCGCGCCGAGCCCTGGCCGACCGGATCGGCCGCACCACGGCACCGCACCGCATCCTCGACCCGGCGGCGGGACCGCTGATCGGGATCAAGCTACACATCCTGACGCGAAAGACGTTGGGCGGCATCCAGACCGATCTCGCCTCGCGGGCCATCGGGCTGGACGGAGCGCCGATCGAGGGACTGTACGCGGCTGGGGAGGTCGCGGGTTTCGGCGGTGGCGGCGTGCACGGTTACAACGCACTCGAAGGCACGTTCCTCGGCGGCTGCATCTTCTCCGGCCGCGCCGCCGGCCGCGCCCTGGCCGACCGGGTCTGA
- a CDS encoding protein adenylyltransferase SelO produces the protein MTNLSLDGRFARELPEMAVRWKAEEAPDPRLLVLNDELASGLGLDADWLRSPDGVRLLVGNSVPDGATPVAQAYAGHQFGGFAPRLGDGRALLLGELVDGDGRMRDVHLKGSGHTPFARAGDGLAAVGPMLREYLVSEAMHALGIPTTRSLAVVATGRPVRRESVLDGAVLTRVASSHLRVGSFQYAAVTGDTDLVRRLAEHAIARHHPEVAGAADPYLGLFEAVCSAQAQLIARWMLVGFVHGVMNTDNMTISGETIDYGPCAFMDVYDPETVFSSIDSWGRYAYGNQPSIAAWNLARFAETLLPLFDDDIDRAITLAQNALGAFGRHYEGALTAGMQAKLGLTGVDGPAVAPLLDELLKLLQDNHIDFTSFFRALGLAARGDNEPVRGLFVDLAGFDAWLDSWRALGPDGAAMDRVNPVYIPRNHLVEEALTAAAAGDMEPFETLLDAVTGPFDERPGLQRYAEPAPEAFGRYRTFCGT, from the coding sequence GTGACGAACCTCAGCCTGGACGGCCGCTTCGCGCGGGAACTGCCGGAGATGGCGGTCCGCTGGAAGGCCGAGGAGGCGCCCGATCCCCGGCTGCTCGTGCTCAACGACGAGTTGGCGTCGGGTCTCGGGTTGGACGCCGACTGGCTGCGCTCCCCCGACGGGGTACGGCTGCTGGTCGGCAACTCGGTTCCCGACGGCGCCACCCCGGTCGCCCAGGCCTATGCGGGCCATCAGTTCGGTGGGTTCGCGCCGCGGCTGGGCGACGGCCGGGCGCTTCTGCTCGGTGAGCTCGTCGACGGTGACGGCCGGATGCGCGATGTGCATCTCAAGGGGTCCGGGCACACCCCGTTCGCCCGCGCCGGCGACGGGTTGGCCGCGGTCGGCCCGATGCTGCGCGAATACCTGGTCAGCGAGGCCATGCATGCCCTCGGCATCCCGACCACCCGGTCGCTGGCCGTGGTGGCGACCGGACGGCCGGTGCGGCGTGAGAGCGTGCTCGACGGCGCGGTGCTGACCCGGGTGGCGAGCAGTCATCTGCGCGTCGGAAGCTTCCAGTACGCCGCGGTGACCGGGGACACCGATCTGGTGCGCCGACTCGCCGAACACGCCATCGCCCGCCATCACCCCGAGGTTGCGGGGGCGGCCGACCCGTATCTGGGTTTGTTCGAGGCGGTCTGTTCGGCCCAGGCGCAGTTGATCGCCCGCTGGATGCTCGTGGGGTTCGTGCACGGCGTGATGAACACCGACAACATGACGATCTCGGGCGAGACCATCGACTACGGGCCGTGCGCGTTCATGGACGTCTACGACCCCGAGACGGTGTTCAGCTCGATCGACTCGTGGGGCCGCTACGCATACGGCAACCAGCCCTCGATCGCGGCGTGGAACCTGGCACGCTTCGCCGAGACGCTGCTGCCCCTGTTCGACGACGACATCGACCGGGCGATCACGTTGGCGCAGAACGCGCTCGGCGCTTTCGGCCGACACTACGAAGGCGCACTCACAGCCGGTATGCAGGCCAAACTCGGCCTGACCGGAGTGGACGGGCCCGCTGTCGCCCCGCTGCTCGACGAGCTACTGAAACTGTTGCAGGACAACCACATCGACTTCACGTCGTTCTTCCGCGCGCTCGGCCTCGCCGCCCGGGGCGACAACGAACCCGTGCGGGGGTTGTTCGTCGACCTCGCCGGTTTCGACGCGTGGCTCGACAGTTGGCGCGCGCTGGGCCCCGACGGTGCCGCGATGGACCGGGTGAACCCGGTCTACATCCCGCGCAACCACCTCGTCGAGGAGGCGCTGACCGCGGCCGCCGCGGGCGATATGGAACCGTTCGAGACCCTGCTCGACGCGGTGACCGGGCCGTTCGACGAACGGCCCGGTCTCCAGCGTTATGCGGAACCGGCTCCCGAGGCCTTCGGCAGGTACCGCACCTTCTGCGGGACCTGA